One window of the Amycolatopsis mediterranei genome contains the following:
- a CDS encoding competence type IV pilus major pilin ComGC, whose amino-acid sequence MLEKLRAARANQDGFTLIELLIVVVILGVLAGVVVFAVQAFNGDGKAAACNADWKAVETANEALYAKTSAYAANPLELKTKGYLKDEPSTTNGYTISIDAAGLVKAAGACTH is encoded by the coding sequence ATGCTGGAAAAACTGCGTGCCGCCCGCGCCAACCAGGACGGCTTCACCCTGATCGAACTGCTCATCGTCGTCGTGATCCTGGGTGTGCTCGCCGGGGTCGTCGTGTTCGCCGTGCAGGCGTTCAACGGCGATGGCAAGGCCGCCGCGTGCAACGCGGACTGGAAGGCCGTCGAGACCGCCAACGAGGCGCTCTACGCCAAGACCAGCGCCTACGCCGCCAACCCGTTGGAGCTCAAGACCAAGGGCTACCTGAAGGACGAACCGTCGACCACCAACGGCTACACGATCTCCATCGACGCAGCCGGTCTCGTCAAGGCCGCCGGCGCCTGCACCCACTGA
- a CDS encoding type IV pilus twitching motility protein PilT, whose protein sequence is MPTQIGSRVDGLLEALWQARGTDLLLTAGLPPQLRVHGDLSAVPGHPVLTGEDTRALLAELLTDDQACAWRTAREFDFSFGWREEARVRGNAFTQRGETVVALRMIPRRIPGMADLGLPPVLADFARRHQGLVLVTGPTGSGKSTTLAAVIDRINSERACHILTVEDPIEYVHEHRRSAVNQREVGTDTDSFPAALRSALREDPDVLLVGEMRDLESIRFALTIAETGHLVFATLHTNDTAQSLARMIDVFPAGQQEQVRVQLAAALTGIVHQRLLPRIGGGLVAAFEVLVANTAVRNLIKEGKPHQLRNALVTGRREGMVTLEQSLSELVAAGLVSPADAAARSLHPQDIDPRPRPRSVPA, encoded by the coding sequence ATGCCCACCCAGATCGGCAGCCGCGTCGACGGCCTGCTCGAGGCGTTGTGGCAGGCGCGTGGCACCGACCTGCTGCTCACCGCCGGACTGCCGCCCCAGCTGCGCGTGCACGGCGACCTCTCCGCGGTCCCCGGCCACCCCGTCCTCACCGGCGAGGACACCCGCGCCCTGCTCGCCGAGCTCCTCACCGACGACCAAGCCTGCGCCTGGCGCACCGCCCGCGAATTCGACTTCTCCTTCGGCTGGCGCGAGGAAGCCCGCGTCCGCGGCAACGCCTTCACCCAGCGCGGCGAGACGGTCGTCGCGCTGCGGATGATCCCGCGCCGGATCCCCGGCATGGCCGACCTCGGGCTGCCGCCGGTGCTGGCCGACTTCGCGCGGCGGCACCAAGGACTCGTGCTCGTCACCGGGCCGACCGGCTCCGGCAAATCCACCACGCTCGCCGCCGTCATCGACCGGATCAACAGCGAACGCGCGTGCCACATCCTCACCGTCGAGGACCCCATCGAGTACGTCCACGAACACCGGCGCTCCGCGGTGAACCAGCGCGAAGTCGGCACCGACACCGACTCCTTCCCCGCGGCGCTGCGCAGCGCCCTGCGGGAGGACCCCGACGTCTTGCTGGTCGGGGAAATGCGCGACCTGGAGTCGATCCGCTTCGCCCTGACCATCGCCGAAACCGGGCACCTGGTCTTCGCCACCCTGCACACCAACGACACCGCGCAGTCCCTCGCGCGGATGATCGACGTCTTCCCGGCCGGACAGCAGGAGCAGGTGCGGGTGCAGCTCGCCGCCGCGTTGACCGGGATCGTCCACCAGCGGCTCCTCCCCCGCATCGGCGGCGGGCTCGTCGCCGCCTTCGAGGTCCTGGTGGCCAACACAGCCGTCCGCAACCTCATCAAGGAAGGCAAGCCGCACCAGCTGCGCAACGCACTGGTGACCGGGCGGCGCGAGGGCATGGTGACGCTCGAGCAGTCGCTGTCCGAGCTCGTCGCCGCCGGGCTGGTCTCGCCCGCCGACGCGGCCGCCCGCAGCCTCCACCCGCAGGACATCGACCCACGGCCGCGGCCCCGGAGCGTGCCGGCATGA
- a CDS encoding GspE/PulE family protein, translating to MRLRTQPRTVDLRTVTPDRAAADLLGEAKARELCAIPLAVREDSVLVAVADPATAPALQAALGRPVTVAVAERADILATIGRTYRALTGVDRQVKAFEARDAVRRDAARAEAPATANDDAPVVHVVALMIKQALRDRASDIHVEPQAERIRVRYRIDGVLHDVLDLPGSMGPAVTSRIKILAGMNIVERRRPQDGQISMDVEDRPVDIRVASTPVVGGEKVVLRLLDKSRPLFRLPQLGMPAEMAGRYSAVLQSPYGMVICAGPTGSGKTTTLYGSLGELDSSERNIMTIEDPVEYTMSSINQIQINEQTGVTFADGLKSILRQDPDVILVGEVRDVDTARIAVQSALTGHFVLSSLHATDAASALHRLLDMGIENFLVASSVTAVLAQRLVRRICLRCREYYAPSAEELSFMDSLGAEEPAGGFVRGAGCNFCAQTGFLDRTGVYELMPVSEGIRTLVLDSAPHREVHELARKEGMRTLQDEALRLVAEGVTTPAEVLRSIYLTGGAR from the coding sequence ATGAGGCTTCGCACCCAGCCCCGGACCGTCGACCTCCGCACGGTGACCCCGGACCGCGCCGCCGCCGACCTGCTCGGCGAGGCGAAGGCCCGGGAACTCTGCGCGATCCCCCTCGCCGTCCGCGAGGACTCCGTGCTGGTCGCGGTGGCCGACCCGGCCACCGCCCCGGCGCTGCAGGCGGCGCTCGGCCGCCCGGTGACCGTCGCCGTCGCCGAACGCGCGGACATCCTGGCCACCATCGGCCGCACCTACCGCGCGCTCACCGGCGTCGACCGGCAGGTCAAGGCGTTCGAAGCCCGGGACGCCGTCCGGCGCGACGCGGCCCGCGCCGAGGCGCCGGCGACCGCGAACGACGATGCGCCGGTGGTGCACGTCGTCGCCCTGATGATCAAGCAGGCGCTGCGCGACCGGGCCTCCGACATCCACGTCGAGCCGCAGGCCGAGCGAATCCGCGTCCGCTACCGCATCGACGGCGTGCTCCACGACGTCCTCGACCTGCCCGGCTCGATGGGGCCCGCGGTGACCAGCCGGATCAAGATCCTGGCCGGGATGAACATCGTCGAGCGCCGGCGGCCGCAGGACGGCCAGATCAGCATGGACGTCGAGGACCGGCCGGTGGACATCCGGGTGGCGAGCACGCCGGTGGTCGGCGGCGAAAAGGTCGTGCTGCGGCTGCTGGACAAGAGCCGCCCGCTGTTCCGGCTGCCGCAGCTGGGCATGCCCGCCGAGATGGCGGGGCGCTATTCGGCGGTCCTGCAGTCGCCCTACGGGATGGTGATCTGCGCCGGGCCCACCGGCAGCGGCAAGACGACGACGCTCTACGGCTCGCTCGGCGAGCTCGACAGCAGCGAGCGCAACATCATGACCATCGAGGACCCGGTCGAGTACACCATGTCCTCGATCAACCAGATCCAGATCAACGAACAGACCGGCGTCACCTTCGCCGACGGCCTCAAGTCGATCCTGCGCCAGGACCCGGACGTCATCCTCGTCGGCGAAGTCCGCGACGTCGACACCGCGCGCATCGCCGTGCAGTCCGCGCTCACCGGCCACTTCGTGCTCTCGTCGCTGCACGCCACCGACGCCGCTTCGGCGCTGCACCGGCTGCTGGACATGGGGATCGAGAACTTCCTCGTGGCCTCCTCGGTCACCGCGGTGCTCGCCCAGCGGCTCGTCCGGCGGATCTGCCTGCGCTGCCGCGAGTACTACGCGCCCTCCGCCGAAGAACTGTCCTTTATGGACTCTCTTGGCGCCGAGGAGCCGGCGGGCGGGTTCGTCCGCGGGGCCGGCTGCAACTTCTGCGCGCAGACGGGATTCCTGGACCGCACCGGCGTCTACGAGCTGATGCCGGTCAGCGAAGGGATCCGCACGCTGGTGCTGGACAGCGCGCCGCACCGCGAGGTGCACGAACTGGCCCGCAAGGAAGGCATGCGGACGCTGCAGGACGAGGCGCTGCGGCTGGTCGCCGAGGGCGTCACCACCCCGGCCGAGGTGCTGCGGTCGATCTACCTCACCGGAGGGGCCCGATGA
- a CDS encoding type II secretion system F family protein, producing MNRYAYVATGPDGLRTHGVQKAADADSAVLALYERELRDIEVTEKKSVLSLELTAPRVKREVVMHLSRQLGAFVRAGLPLIDAVRILGEEAANSSVARMLRSVEQGLRGGDRLSDCVDRHPKIFPEFYREILRSAELTGQLDVVLDQLADYLERDLEARRKIKAALIYPAMIAVMSVVTVVVLATFVLPRFKSFFASLNAKLPLPTRMLLAITDFLGAWWWALLAGLVALIALYSFAVRTPGGRYARDRALLGLPAIGPTVRHALVERFCRILSSMVSAGVPLPEALRVATDSLRNRVFMRALARVGQAVLNGEGLARPLTGSGLFPVTAAQMIRVGEDTGTLDTQLEITAQYYEGELDYRLKKLTALFEPAVIVVMGLVVGFVAVALVSAMYGIFGQVHV from the coding sequence ATGAACCGGTACGCCTACGTCGCCACCGGCCCGGACGGGCTGCGCACCCACGGGGTGCAGAAGGCCGCCGACGCCGACTCCGCCGTGCTGGCGCTGTACGAGCGCGAACTGCGGGACATCGAGGTCACCGAGAAGAAGAGCGTGCTGAGCCTGGAGCTGACCGCGCCCCGGGTCAAGCGCGAGGTCGTCATGCACCTCTCGCGCCAGCTCGGCGCGTTCGTCCGGGCCGGGCTGCCGCTGATCGACGCGGTCCGGATCCTCGGCGAAGAGGCCGCGAACTCCTCGGTGGCGCGGATGCTGCGCTCGGTCGAGCAGGGCCTGCGCGGGGGCGACCGGCTCTCGGACTGCGTCGACCGGCACCCGAAGATCTTCCCCGAGTTCTACCGCGAGATCCTGCGTTCGGCGGAGCTCACCGGGCAGCTCGACGTCGTCCTCGACCAGCTGGCCGACTACCTGGAACGCGATCTCGAAGCCCGGCGCAAGATCAAGGCCGCGTTGATCTACCCCGCGATGATCGCGGTGATGTCGGTCGTCACCGTCGTCGTGCTCGCGACGTTCGTCCTGCCCCGCTTCAAGAGCTTCTTCGCCAGCCTGAACGCGAAACTGCCGCTGCCGACGCGGATGCTGCTGGCCATCACGGACTTCCTGGGCGCGTGGTGGTGGGCACTGCTGGCCGGGCTGGTCGCACTCATCGCGCTGTACTCCTTCGCCGTCCGCACGCCCGGCGGCCGGTACGCCCGCGACCGCGCGCTGCTCGGCCTGCCGGCGATCGGCCCGACCGTGCGGCACGCGCTGGTCGAGCGCTTCTGCCGGATCCTCTCGTCCATGGTGAGCGCCGGGGTCCCGCTGCCGGAGGCCCTGCGGGTCGCGACGGACTCGCTGCGCAACCGTGTCTTCATGCGCGCGCTGGCCCGGGTGGGGCAGGCGGTGCTCAACGGCGAGGGCCTGGCCCGGCCGCTCACCGGCTCCGGGCTGTTCCCGGTGACCGCCGCGCAGATGATCCGCGTCGGCGAGGACACCGGCACCCTCGACACGCAGCTCGAAATCACCGCCCAGTACTACGAAGGCGAGCTGGACTACCGGTTGAAGAAGCTCACCGCACTGTTCGAGCCGGCCGTCATCGTGGTGATGGGCCTGGTCGTCGGGTTCGTCGCGGTCGCGCTCGTCTCGGCGATGTACGGGATCTTCGGCCAGGTGCACGTCTGA
- a CDS encoding prepilin-type N-terminal cleavage/methylation domain-containing protein — protein MGTGPVGTGLVSTDDRGESLLELLVAVAILGVAVIAIVGGIGVSVFMSDVHRKQATAGAGVRDFGEAVENQVMAGGYFACAAPAKYAAPAGFTVPPGFTSSVSSVKYWTGSAWSASCGTDSGLQQLTLQVASGDGRASERLEVVVRKRCGLGEALC, from the coding sequence ATGGGCACGGGTCCGGTGGGCACGGGCCTGGTGAGCACCGACGACCGGGGCGAGAGCCTCCTCGAACTGCTGGTCGCGGTGGCGATCCTGGGTGTCGCGGTCATCGCGATCGTCGGCGGGATCGGCGTGAGCGTGTTCATGTCCGACGTCCACCGCAAGCAGGCCACGGCCGGTGCCGGCGTGCGCGACTTCGGCGAGGCGGTCGAGAACCAGGTGATGGCGGGCGGCTACTTCGCGTGCGCCGCGCCCGCGAAGTACGCCGCTCCCGCCGGGTTCACCGTGCCACCCGGGTTCACCAGCTCGGTGTCGTCGGTGAAGTACTGGACCGGCTCGGCGTGGTCGGCGTCCTGCGGCACCGACAGCGGACTGCAGCAGCTGACCCTCCAGGTCGCCAGCGGTGACGGGCGGGCGAGCGAGCGCCTGGAGGTCGTGGTGCGCAAGCGCTGCGGGCTCGGGGAGGCGCTGTGCTGA
- a CDS encoding prepilin-type N-terminal cleavage/methylation domain-containing protein: protein MLSRRSDAGFTLIELLIVVVILGVVAAPIANAVIVSIKNTDATSARLAVSHDAQQSAAFFAQDVAAVGLRDYSGAVANGKVPYSPSIQLGAAYDGGGQVCGTAATPVSVLRLLSDDWDTSTPAATRRTAIVAYYLAGTELHRLRCLGSTTPVSDSVVAHNVAPGTPAVTCSSACTDAAVPLWVKFTFTAVARNADPYPITLFGQRRQT, encoded by the coding sequence GTGCTGAGCCGCCGGTCCGACGCCGGGTTCACGCTCATCGAGCTGCTGATCGTCGTCGTCATCCTCGGGGTGGTCGCCGCGCCGATCGCCAACGCGGTGATCGTCTCGATCAAGAACACCGACGCCACGTCGGCCCGGCTGGCGGTGTCGCACGACGCCCAGCAGAGCGCGGCGTTCTTCGCCCAGGACGTCGCCGCCGTCGGCCTGCGCGACTACTCGGGCGCGGTGGCGAACGGCAAGGTGCCGTACTCGCCGTCGATCCAGCTCGGCGCCGCGTACGACGGCGGCGGGCAGGTCTGCGGCACCGCCGCGACGCCGGTTTCGGTGCTGCGGCTGCTGTCCGACGACTGGGACACCAGCACCCCGGCCGCGACCCGGCGCACCGCGATCGTCGCCTACTACCTGGCCGGCACCGAACTGCACCGCCTGCGCTGCCTGGGTTCGACGACGCCGGTGTCCGACTCGGTCGTCGCGCACAACGTCGCCCCGGGCACTCCCGCGGTCACCTGCTCCAGCGCGTGCACCGACGCCGCCGTGCCGCTGTGGGTGAAGTTCACCTTCACCGCCGTCGCGCGCAACGCCGACCCCTACCCCATCACGCTGTTCGGGCAACGGAGGCAGACATGA
- a CDS encoding prepilin peptidase: protein MAVLVVAAAVLGLLVGSFLNVVIHRVPRGESVVRPPSRCPDCGQTIKNRHNVPVFGWLVLRGRCAGCGARISVRYPLVELGTAVLFALLALRLDPPDLPAFLYFGAIGIALALIDLDCRRLPNAIVLPSYPVLLVLLTASAWWRGDWWSPARAGIGGAALFGFYLLLALAYPAGMGFGDVRLAGILGGILAYLSWPALLVGAFGGFLLGAVAGVVVLATGKGGRKTALPFGPFMIAAALVAIFAAGPLGQAYQRLTGLA from the coding sequence ATGGCGGTGCTGGTCGTGGCCGCGGCGGTGCTCGGCCTGCTCGTCGGATCGTTCCTCAACGTCGTGATCCACCGGGTGCCGCGCGGCGAGTCGGTGGTCCGCCCGCCGTCGCGCTGCCCGGATTGCGGGCAGACGATCAAGAACCGGCACAACGTCCCCGTCTTCGGCTGGCTCGTCCTGCGCGGCCGGTGCGCCGGCTGCGGTGCCCGGATCAGCGTCCGGTACCCGCTGGTCGAGCTCGGCACCGCCGTGCTGTTCGCGCTGCTGGCCCTGCGGCTCGACCCACCGGACCTGCCCGCGTTCCTCTACTTCGGCGCGATCGGGATCGCACTGGCCCTGATCGACCTCGACTGCCGCCGCCTGCCGAACGCCATCGTCCTGCCGTCGTACCCCGTCCTGCTCGTCCTGCTGACGGCGTCGGCCTGGTGGCGCGGCGACTGGTGGTCGCCGGCCCGCGCCGGGATCGGCGGCGCCGCGCTGTTCGGCTTCTACCTCCTCCTGGCGCTGGCGTACCCGGCGGGCATGGGCTTCGGTGACGTCCGGCTCGCGGGCATCCTCGGCGGGATCCTCGCCTACCTGTCCTGGCCGGCCCTGCTCGTCGGGGCGTTCGGCGGGTTCCTGCTCGGCGCGGTCGCCGGGGTCGTCGTGCTGGCGACCGGCAAGGGCGGCCGCAAGACGGCGCTGCCGTTCGGGCCGTTCATGATCGCCGCCGCGCTGGTGGCGATCTTCGCGGCCGGCCCGCTCGGTCAGGCCTACCAGCGGCTGACCGGCCTCGCCTGA
- a CDS encoding universal stress protein, with protein sequence MTAAGLPIVAGVDGSAESLDAVRWAARTARLRAAPLEIVHALDVPALLAGGVVPPPEEMVDALRARGRRALRTAQELAAAQGVPSAATRLDPDRAAQALIEASRSAALLVVGSTGHGRLTSLLAGSVAAAVGTHARCDTVVVRGDSWDEPGAAERPVVTGVDGSEAGARVLAAALAEARARHAPLVVLHAWADSPPPHRDPRCVTEAGRRLLGERVLAHDTGDVAVEQVVVHAHPRKELVERSATAQLVVLGDRGRGGFPGLLLGSTGQALLHHAACPVHLVRTTA encoded by the coding sequence ATGACCGCCGCCGGATTGCCGATCGTTGCCGGGGTGGACGGGTCGGCCGAGTCGCTCGATGCCGTCCGCTGGGCCGCGCGGACCGCCCGGCTGCGGGCGGCGCCGCTGGAAATCGTGCACGCCCTCGACGTTCCGGCCCTGCTCGCCGGCGGGGTCGTGCCGCCGCCCGAAGAGATGGTCGACGCGCTGCGCGCCCGGGGGCGGCGTGCGCTGCGGACCGCGCAGGAGCTCGCCGCCGCGCAGGGGGTTCCCAGTGCGGCCACCCGGCTCGATCCCGACCGCGCCGCGCAAGCCCTGATCGAGGCGTCGCGGTCAGCCGCGCTGCTGGTCGTCGGGTCGACCGGGCACGGCAGGCTCACCAGCCTGCTCGCGGGGTCGGTCGCCGCGGCCGTCGGCACCCACGCCCGCTGCGACACCGTCGTCGTCCGCGGCGACAGCTGGGACGAACCCGGCGCGGCCGAGCGGCCGGTCGTCACCGGCGTCGACGGCAGCGAAGCCGGCGCCCGGGTCCTGGCGGCCGCCCTCGCCGAAGCCCGCGCCCGCCACGCGCCGCTCGTCGTGCTGCATGCGTGGGCGGACAGCCCGCCGCCGCACCGGGACCCGCGGTGCGTCACCGAGGCGGGACGCCGGCTGCTCGGCGAGCGGGTGCTGGCCCACGACACCGGCGACGTCGCGGTCGAGCAGGTCGTCGTGCACGCGCACCCGCGCAAGGAACTGGTCGAGCGCAGCGCCACCGCCCAGCTGGTCGTGCTCGGCGACCGCGGCCGCGGCGGCTTCCCCGGCCTGCTGCTCGGCTCCACCGGGCAGGCGCTCCTGCACCACGCCGCCTGCCCGGTCCACCTCGTGCGCACCACCGCGTGA
- a CDS encoding DUF6294 family protein: MKRMIRGLAPVFALAATGAAVLAGAPAATAAPAHSAAVLEVKSATWGQLHVGDCEQDNGTIIIRSNGTGDWSATTLTFQTHSGDVWHSSFDFKTTAGTQLFSAGTFDSPRMNDGNPPPRYPWGKHFTYDASLFSAVNIFKTIQHSSC; the protein is encoded by the coding sequence ATGAAACGCATGATTCGGGGTCTCGCACCGGTTTTCGCCCTCGCGGCGACGGGGGCGGCGGTGCTGGCCGGTGCGCCGGCGGCCACCGCCGCGCCGGCGCACAGCGCGGCGGTCCTCGAGGTGAAAAGCGCGACCTGGGGCCAGTTGCACGTCGGTGACTGCGAGCAGGACAACGGCACGATCATCATCCGGTCGAACGGCACGGGGGACTGGAGCGCGACGACGCTGACGTTCCAGACGCACTCCGGCGACGTCTGGCACTCCAGCTTCGACTTCAAGACCACGGCCGGAACGCAGCTGTTCTCGGCGGGCACGTTCGACAGCCCGCGGATGAACGACGGCAACCCGCCGCCGCGCTACCCGTGGGGCAAGCACTTCACTTACGACGCGTCGCTCTTCAGTGCTGTCAACATCTTCAAGACCATCCAGCACTCGAGCTGCTGA